In Virgibacillus sp. NKC19-16, a single genomic region encodes these proteins:
- a CDS encoding YtxH domain-containing protein, protein MGENNNNSNNNNNNINSKDFMIGTLIGGVVGAAVALVFAPKSGKELRGDINQGAHQVTHQVKDRAYDIKDIAQEKGADWKDKAYTTGSDLKRKAMDTTSELSKNASKKTKNLTQSVQGKLQEKRNKEDEALKAAEDVADAMDEAAKDLEESKK, encoded by the coding sequence ATGGGAGAGAACAATAATAACAGCAACAACAATAACAACAACATCAATAGCAAGGACTTTATGATTGGTACATTGATAGGTGGTGTCGTAGGTGCGGCTGTAGCCTTAGTTTTTGCACCGAAATCTGGCAAAGAATTAAGAGGAGATATTAACCAAGGGGCACATCAAGTAACTCATCAAGTGAAGGATCGTGCTTATGACATTAAAGATATCGCACAGGAAAAAGGTGCAGACTGGAAAGATAAAGCATACACAACTGGTTCTGACTTAAAAAGAAAGGCAATGGATACAACGTCAGAACTATCAAAAAATGCCTCTAAAAAAACAAAAAATTTAACACAATCAGTACAAGGAAAGCTACAAGAAAAGCGTAATAAAGAAGACGAAGCTTTAAAAGCTGCTGAAGATGTTGCAGACGCAATGGACGAGGCGGCTAAAGATTTAGAAGAAAGTAAAAAATAA
- a CDS encoding acetoin utilization AcuB family protein, whose amino-acid sequence MQVEEIMKTEVITLSPTASIAEAFQLLQKHRIRHIPIVNETLNVVGIVSDRDVRDASPSIFYKDADKSELENDIQSIMTSPVVTIHPLDLVEEIARIFYDEEFAALPVVKDNILVGMVTEKDMLYTLIQLTGTNVQGSHIEVKVPHQPGILPEVTSIIGKRKANIISVLVYPFKDDLRFKILVFRIQTMNPMPVIHDLRDAGYELMWPNNIPEPKL is encoded by the coding sequence ATGCAGGTAGAAGAAATTATGAAAACAGAAGTAATTACATTATCACCTACTGCATCGATCGCTGAAGCATTCCAGCTTTTACAGAAACATCGAATCAGACATATTCCTATCGTAAACGAGACATTAAACGTTGTAGGCATTGTCTCTGATCGAGATGTACGTGATGCTAGTCCTTCCATTTTTTATAAAGATGCTGATAAGAGTGAATTGGAAAATGATATTCAATCGATCATGACGAGCCCGGTTGTAACCATTCATCCACTTGACTTAGTAGAAGAAATTGCCCGTATTTTCTATGATGAAGAATTTGCTGCGCTCCCTGTTGTTAAAGACAATATCTTAGTAGGAATGGTCACAGAAAAGGATATGCTTTATACATTAATACAATTAACTGGTACAAACGTGCAAGGCTCCCATATAGAAGTAAAAGTTCCACATCAGCCAGGTATATTGCCTGAAGTAACATCCATTATTGGGAAAAGAAAAGCAAATATTATATCTGTATTAGTCTATCCATTTAAAGATGATCTAAGGTTTAAAATACTAGTATTCCGTATTCAAACAATGAATCCAATGCCTGTTATTCATGATTTAAGAGACGCGGGTTATGAATTAATGTGGCCAAATAACATCCCGGAGCCAAAACTATGA
- the motP gene encoding flagellar motor protein MotP: MRKRDILTPIGITLGFIMIMMAIMAKGGSEGAVSFLDASSVFIVIGGLIASLLINFKMEQIKRTNKVLKESFHKSNLRLPELIDLFIRLSERARREGLLALEYELDEVDDKFIRKGILLAVDGMDPEVIHDIMNAEITAMEERHYKGRSIIEKAGEYAPAWGMIGTLIGLVLMLNSLEDPATLGPSMAVALLTTLYGTVLSNLVFIPMASKLETKTEEEVFMKQIIIEGVIGVQSGQNSRILEEKLGAFLSDETKTKQEKEKEAGFVEESINEA; the protein is encoded by the coding sequence ATGAGGAAAAGAGATATATTGACTCCTATCGGCATTACGTTAGGTTTTATTATGATTATGATGGCTATTATGGCAAAGGGTGGAAGTGAAGGCGCTGTTTCATTTCTCGACGCTTCTTCCGTCTTTATTGTAATTGGAGGTTTGATTGCTTCATTGTTGATTAATTTTAAAATGGAGCAGATTAAACGAACAAACAAAGTATTGAAGGAATCTTTTCATAAAAGTAATTTGCGTTTGCCTGAATTAATCGATTTATTTATTCGTCTATCCGAGCGGGCTAGAAGAGAAGGCCTCCTTGCACTGGAATATGAGTTGGATGAGGTCGATGATAAATTTATCCGTAAAGGTATACTTCTTGCAGTTGATGGCATGGATCCAGAGGTAATCCATGATATTATGAATGCTGAAATCACTGCGATGGAAGAGCGGCATTACAAAGGGAGAAGCATTATCGAGAAAGCCGGTGAATATGCACCTGCGTGGGGAATGATCGGCACACTGATTGGTCTTGTACTCATGTTAAACAGTTTAGAGGATCCTGCAACTTTAGGACCAAGCATGGCTGTAGCATTGTTAACAACCCTTTATGGAACTGTTCTTTCAAATCTAGTGTTTATTCCAATGGCCAGTAAGCTTGAGACGAAAACAGAAGAAGAAGTATTTATGAAACAAATCATTATCGAAGGTGTAATTGGTGTACAATCCGGCCAAAACTCAAGAATTCTAGAGGAAAAATTAGGTGCCTTTCTTTCTGACGAAACAAAAACAAAGCAGGAAAAAGAAAAAGAAGCAGGTTTCGTGGAGGAAAGCATCAATGAAGCGTAG
- the murC gene encoding UDP-N-acetylmuramate--L-alanine ligase codes for MTTYHFIGIKGTGMSALAQILHDSGEKVLGSDIEKRFFTQDALEEKNIPIFPFSETNIKDNYTVIAGNAFSDDHIEIKEAKRRGLTFYRYHEFLGEWLKQYTSIAITGAHGKTSTTGLLAHVLNDTFPISYLIGDGTGNGHVDSEYFVFEACEYRRHFLSYEPDYAIMTNIDFDHPDYFTSIDDVFNAFQSMADRVKKGIIACGDDEQLQQIQAKVPVVYYGFADTNDFQAQNVVETDEGTEFDVFVRNTYYNTFTIPMYGDHNVLNALATIAICHYEGIKAEDIKNLSTFQGVKRRFTEKKVGSQILVDDYAHHPKEITATIDSARKKYPDKQVVAIFQPHTFTRTKTFLQEFADSLNLADEVFLCDIFASAREDSGNMTINDLQKLIPDSTTLELSNTDILQEYRDSVLIFMGAGDIQKFQKAYEENIKINK; via the coding sequence ATGACAACTTACCATTTTATTGGTATTAAGGGAACTGGAATGAGCGCACTGGCACAAATACTCCATGATTCCGGAGAAAAAGTGCTGGGCTCTGATATTGAGAAACGTTTTTTCACACAAGATGCATTGGAAGAAAAAAACATTCCCATTTTTCCTTTTTCAGAAACAAACATCAAAGATAATTATACGGTTATTGCAGGCAATGCATTTTCAGATGATCATATTGAAATTAAAGAAGCTAAAAGACGAGGGTTAACCTTTTACAGGTACCATGAATTTCTCGGAGAGTGGCTGAAGCAATATACAAGTATCGCGATTACGGGGGCACATGGGAAAACATCTACAACAGGTTTACTGGCACATGTGTTAAATGATACGTTCCCGATATCTTATCTAATCGGTGATGGGACGGGTAATGGACATGTGGACAGTGAATATTTTGTATTTGAAGCATGTGAATACCGTCGCCATTTCTTGAGTTATGAACCGGATTATGCGATCATGACCAATATTGATTTTGACCATCCGGATTATTTTACAAGTATTGATGATGTGTTCAATGCATTTCAATCCATGGCAGATCGTGTAAAGAAAGGTATTATTGCATGTGGTGATGATGAACAACTGCAGCAAATACAAGCTAAAGTGCCTGTTGTTTATTATGGATTTGCAGATACCAATGATTTCCAAGCACAAAATGTAGTAGAAACAGATGAGGGTACGGAATTTGACGTGTTTGTTAGAAACACGTACTACAATACTTTTACGATCCCGATGTATGGAGACCATAATGTTCTAAATGCCTTGGCAACGATAGCTATTTGCCATTATGAAGGAATTAAAGCGGAAGATATAAAAAATCTCAGCACATTTCAAGGGGTAAAACGCAGATTTACGGAGAAAAAAGTTGGGAGCCAAATTTTAGTTGATGATTATGCGCATCATCCAAAGGAAATTACGGCAACGATTGACTCAGCGCGAAAGAAATATCCGGATAAACAGGTTGTTGCTATTTTTCAACCACATACATTTACTAGGACTAAAACATTCTTGCAGGAATTTGCTGATAGTCTAAATCTTGCTGACGAGGTGTTTCTGTGTGATATTTTTGCTTCTGCCAGAGAGGATTCCGGGAACATGACTATCAATGATTTGCAAAAATTAATTCCTGATAGTACGACATTAGAGCTGTCCAATACGGATATATTGCAAGAATATAGGGACAGTGTATTAATTTTTATGGGTGCTGGTGATATTCAGAAATTCCAGAAAGCCTATGAAGAAAATATCAAGATCAATAAATAG
- the ccpA gene encoding catabolite control protein A, with product MTITIYDVAREANVSMATVSRVVNGNPNVKPTTRKKVLNTIEELGYRPNAVARGLASKKTTTVGAIIPDISSIFFAELARGIEDIATMYKYNMILSNSDQNKDKELQLINTMLEKQVDGILFMGGNITEEHVQQFQSSSVPVVLAATYDKSEVIPSVNIDYQEAAYEATKFLIDNGNEHPAFISGQADTQINQQKYNGYMRALEESPVSINENLIIKGEYTYDSGIEAAQVLLSLQEKPTAIFVASDEMALGVIHGAQDKGYNVPEDLEVVGFDNTRLASMVRPTLSTIVQPMYDIGAVAMRLLTKYMNKEEVTDKKVVLPHRIEKRNSTK from the coding sequence ATGACAATAACAATATATGATGTAGCAAGGGAAGCAAATGTATCGATGGCGACAGTCTCACGAGTGGTTAATGGGAACCCGAACGTAAAACCCACAACACGCAAGAAAGTGTTAAATACAATAGAAGAATTAGGATATCGTCCAAATGCTGTAGCAAGAGGGCTGGCAAGCAAGAAAACGACGACAGTGGGTGCGATTATCCCTGATATATCCAGTATCTTTTTTGCTGAATTAGCAAGAGGAATAGAAGATATTGCTACAATGTACAAATACAATATGATATTGAGTAATTCGGATCAAAACAAAGATAAGGAATTACAACTAATCAATACGATGCTGGAAAAACAAGTTGATGGGATTTTGTTCATGGGAGGAAATATAACCGAAGAACATGTGCAACAATTCCAAAGCTCTTCCGTACCTGTGGTATTAGCAGCCACATACGATAAAAGTGAAGTCATTCCGTCGGTAAACATTGATTATCAAGAGGCAGCATATGAGGCAACAAAATTCCTGATTGATAATGGAAATGAGCATCCGGCGTTTATTTCCGGACAAGCCGACACACAAATTAATCAGCAAAAATATAACGGCTATATGCGTGCGTTGGAAGAGTCACCTGTCTCTATTAATGAAAATCTGATTATTAAAGGTGAATACACCTATGATTCCGGAATAGAAGCGGCGCAAGTTCTTTTAAGCTTACAAGAAAAGCCAACTGCCATATTCGTGGCATCTGATGAAATGGCATTAGGTGTTATTCACGGAGCACAAGACAAGGGATACAACGTACCGGAAGATCTTGAAGTAGTTGGATTCGATAATACAAGATTAGCCTCGATGGTGCGCCCGACGTTATCTACAATCGTTCAACCAATGTATGATATCGGAGCAGTAGCGATGCGGTTATTAACAAAATATATGAATAAAGAGGAAGTTACCGACAAAAAAGTCGTTTTACCTCATCGAATTGAAAAAAGAAACTCAACAAAATAA
- a CDS encoding acetoin utilization protein AcuC: MTDKAAFIYSDALLNYHFNLEHPFNQKRVVLTKELLEAANQLNPNEIVEPRMATDDELALFHDRAYIEALKKASTGHLSENEGLEYGIGTKDTPMFKGMHGASAYLVGGSLTAVDSVLEGDFYHAVNVGGGLHHGFNRRASGFCIYNDGAVAIKYIREKYDLKVLYVDTDAHHGDGVQWAFYDDPNVCTFSIHETGRYLFPGTGNVNERGIKEGHGYSFNLPIDAFTENESFLHGYESAFREIAAFFKPDVIVTQNGADAHCYDPLTHLCATMDIYERIPELAHELAHHYCNGKWIALGGGGYDIWRVVPRAWAQVWNVMKTGKPASGQIPASWIEKWQKESPVTLPGRWQDNSNIVPTIPRKADITEKNEKVLQNLLKYTNTKI; the protein is encoded by the coding sequence ATGACAGATAAGGCTGCTTTTATTTATTCAGATGCATTATTAAACTATCATTTTAATCTGGAGCATCCTTTTAATCAAAAACGGGTAGTATTAACGAAAGAATTACTTGAGGCCGCAAATCAATTAAATCCGAATGAAATCGTAGAACCTCGAATGGCCACAGACGATGAGTTGGCTCTCTTTCATGATCGCGCATATATTGAAGCTCTTAAAAAGGCCAGTACCGGACATTTAAGTGAAAACGAAGGCTTGGAGTATGGTATAGGCACAAAGGACACACCAATGTTTAAAGGTATGCACGGGGCATCTGCATATTTAGTTGGTGGAAGCTTAACAGCGGTAGATTCCGTATTAGAAGGAGACTTCTACCATGCTGTTAATGTGGGTGGCGGGCTTCATCATGGATTTAACAGAAGAGCATCAGGCTTTTGTATCTATAACGACGGAGCAGTAGCTATTAAATATATTCGGGAAAAATATGATTTAAAAGTTTTATATGTTGATACAGATGCCCATCATGGTGACGGGGTGCAATGGGCTTTTTATGATGATCCGAATGTCTGCACATTTTCTATACACGAAACCGGCAGATATCTTTTTCCTGGCACAGGAAACGTTAATGAGCGCGGTATTAAAGAAGGTCACGGCTATTCATTCAATCTTCCAATTGATGCCTTCACTGAAAATGAATCTTTCCTACATGGATATGAATCTGCCTTTAGAGAGATTGCAGCGTTTTTCAAACCGGATGTGATCGTAACGCAAAATGGCGCTGATGCCCACTGCTACGATCCCTTAACCCATTTATGTGCAACCATGGACATATATGAGAGAATACCAGAATTAGCCCATGAATTAGCTCATCATTATTGTAATGGAAAATGGATAGCATTAGGTGGCGGCGGCTATGATATTTGGAGAGTTGTACCCCGTGCATGGGCACAAGTTTGGAATGTGATGAAAACTGGAAAACCAGCATCAGGACAAATCCCCGCCTCATGGATAGAAAAATGGCAAAAGGAATCACCAGTTACATTACCAGGCAGGTGGCAAGACAATAGCAATATTGTTCCAACAATCCCAAGAAAAGCAGATATAACCGAAAAAAATGAAAAAGTCCTGCAGAATCTGCTTAAATATACAAACACGAAAATATAG
- a CDS encoding bifunctional 3-deoxy-7-phosphoheptulonate synthase/chorismate mutase, with protein sequence MSQNEMDLLRGQLDDVNLEILELINRRAKIVQDIGQVKSKQSMNRFDPVRERTMLNQITTHNDGPFENSTIEHIFKEIFKASLELQMDDHRKALLVSRKKKPEDTVVDVKGVQIGNGSTQFVMGPCSVEGYEQVSSVAEAVSNKGIKLLRGGAFKPRTSPYDFQGLGVEGLQMLKRAADEHDLAVVSEIINPAHIEKALDYVDVIQIGARNMQNFELLKAAGDVDKPVLLKRGLSATISEFINAAEYIISRGNKNIILCERGIRTYEKATRNTLDISAVPVLKQETHLPVMVDVTHSTGRRDLLLPTAKAALAIGADGIMAEVHPDPAVALSDSAQQMDIPTFNTFIDELNSMQQRLK encoded by the coding sequence ATGAGCCAAAATGAAATGGATCTGTTAAGAGGACAATTGGATGATGTAAATCTGGAAATACTGGAATTAATCAATCGCCGTGCAAAGATTGTGCAGGACATTGGCCAGGTGAAAAGTAAACAAAGCATGAATCGATTTGATCCGGTACGGGAAAGAACGATGTTAAATCAAATCACAACACATAATGATGGCCCATTTGAAAACTCCACAATCGAACATATTTTTAAGGAGATTTTTAAAGCAAGTCTAGAGTTGCAAATGGATGATCATCGAAAGGCATTGCTTGTCTCCAGGAAGAAGAAGCCAGAAGACACAGTCGTCGACGTAAAAGGTGTTCAAATTGGAAATGGCAGTACGCAATTTGTTATGGGACCATGTTCTGTTGAAGGATACGAGCAAGTATCAAGTGTTGCTGAAGCTGTAAGTAATAAAGGGATTAAACTATTACGCGGCGGGGCATTTAAACCGAGAACATCCCCATATGACTTCCAGGGGTTGGGGGTTGAAGGACTGCAAATGTTAAAACGTGCTGCAGATGAGCATGATTTGGCTGTTGTTAGTGAAATTATAAACCCTGCACATATTGAGAAGGCACTTGATTATGTTGATGTTATCCAAATTGGTGCACGTAATATGCAAAACTTTGAATTGCTGAAAGCTGCGGGAGATGTAGACAAACCAGTATTACTGAAACGGGGACTATCAGCTACTATATCTGAATTCATCAATGCTGCAGAGTATATTATATCCCGTGGAAATAAAAATATAATTTTATGTGAACGTGGTATTCGAACATATGAGAAAGCGACCAGAAATACATTAGATATTTCTGCTGTACCTGTCTTAAAACAGGAAACACATTTGCCGGTGATGGTTGATGTAACACACTCAACAGGAAGAAGGGATTTGTTACTTCCTACTGCCAAAGCCGCTTTGGCAATTGGAGCTGACGGAATCATGGCTGAGGTTCATCCAGATCCAGCAGTCGCCCTTTCAGATTCTGCACAGCAAATGGATATTCCAACGTTCAATACGTTCATCGATGAGTTAAATAGCATGCAGCAACGTTTAAAATAG
- a CDS encoding nicotinate phosphoribosyltransferase — protein MKEIEQKLTGKIERLTNKTFKFDERIKEGWFSAVYFLKTKEIVEKKLGSNHVTMQFFQKSDAVLCGTDEAIALLHTFADTPETLDIHSLKDGDKISPYESVLTISGAYQQFGFLEGIIDGILGRRTSVATNVYNVVKAARTSGEQKPVIFMGDRDDHYTQQAGDGYAAFIGGSTAQATHAMNEWWGKEGMGTMPHALIQMFRGDIVAATKAYHEMYPEDDIAALVDYNNDVITDSLKVAREFGKELKSVRLDTSGNLVDKYFLRNHHLMGTFDPRGVNPELIFALRKALNNEGYSHVKIMVSGGFTEDRITYYEKMDVPVDMYGVGRSLLRINIGFTGDNVLLNGTHSAKEGRRYRPNPRLKEVEYFAES, from the coding sequence ATGAAAGAAATCGAACAAAAGCTTACAGGAAAAATAGAACGTTTAACAAATAAAACGTTTAAATTTGATGAACGCATAAAAGAAGGCTGGTTCTCAGCTGTTTATTTTCTTAAAACAAAAGAAATTGTTGAAAAAAAATTAGGCTCCAATCATGTAACGATGCAATTTTTTCAGAAATCCGATGCGGTATTATGCGGAACAGATGAGGCAATTGCCCTACTGCATACATTTGCAGATACCCCGGAAACACTTGATATACATTCACTAAAAGATGGAGATAAGATCAGTCCTTATGAATCTGTATTAACGATATCCGGTGCTTATCAGCAGTTTGGGTTTCTGGAAGGAATTATTGATGGAATATTGGGAAGAAGAACATCGGTAGCGACAAATGTATACAATGTCGTAAAAGCAGCTCGAACTTCCGGTGAACAAAAACCGGTTATTTTCATGGGTGACCGCGATGATCATTATACACAACAGGCAGGGGACGGGTATGCAGCTTTTATCGGCGGCTCCACGGCCCAAGCAACACATGCGATGAATGAATGGTGGGGTAAAGAAGGTATGGGAACAATGCCGCATGCGCTTATTCAAATGTTCCGCGGGGACATTGTAGCGGCAACGAAAGCCTATCATGAGATGTATCCTGAGGATGATATTGCAGCACTTGTAGATTATAATAATGATGTTATCACAGATTCATTAAAAGTGGCTCGGGAATTTGGAAAAGAGTTAAAATCTGTAAGACTGGATACGTCAGGAAACCTTGTTGATAAATATTTTCTGAGAAACCATCATTTAATGGGTACATTTGATCCAAGAGGTGTGAATCCGGAACTTATTTTTGCACTTAGAAAGGCCTTGAATAATGAAGGTTATTCTCATGTTAAAATTATGGTGAGTGGTGGGTTTACTGAGGATCGCATTACGTATTATGAAAAAATGGATGTACCTGTAGATATGTATGGTGTGGGGAGAAGTTTACTGCGTATTAACATTGGATTCACGGGTGATAATGTTTTACTTAATGGTACACATTCGGCAAAAGAAGGGCGAAGGTATCGTCCAAATCCAAGGTTGAAAGAAGTTGAATATTTCGCAGAATCCTAG
- the motS gene encoding flagellar motor protein MotS, producing MKRRKIKSSKNSGAPKWMTTYSDMITLILVFFILLFSMSQIDMAKFDAISESFQNRMLFDFYPSPVPMENPTQSSSHKENGETSNEFETPTDLTEINDRDDIQNQEDTLQTLMEDIGNYLDEHDLNNVISADRTERGVVLVLQELILFDPGQAELLPSGEHFLAEIGSFLTEIPHEVKVEGHTDNRPISSYRYPSNWELSGARASSVVRYLVEGNDLDQSRFSIAGYSDIDPLVPNTNPENMSQNRRVEILILDQDAAETEEGDSR from the coding sequence ATGAAGCGTAGAAAAATAAAAAGTAGCAAGAATAGCGGCGCACCTAAATGGATGACTACCTATTCAGATATGATAACACTTATATTGGTCTTTTTCATATTATTATTCTCTATGTCTCAAATTGATATGGCGAAATTTGATGCCATTTCCGAGTCGTTTCAAAATCGGATGCTTTTTGACTTTTATCCATCCCCCGTACCGATGGAAAATCCCACACAAAGTTCTAGTCATAAGGAAAATGGAGAAACATCAAATGAATTTGAGACACCAACTGACTTAACCGAAATAAATGACAGAGATGACATCCAAAATCAGGAAGACACGTTACAAACCTTAATGGAAGACATTGGAAACTATTTAGATGAACACGACTTAAATAATGTGATCTCTGCGGACAGAACGGAGCGAGGGGTTGTATTAGTCTTGCAGGAACTCATATTATTTGACCCCGGGCAAGCGGAACTGTTGCCATCAGGTGAACATTTTCTGGCAGAGATAGGATCTTTCCTCACAGAAATACCACATGAAGTTAAGGTTGAAGGGCATACGGACAATCGGCCAATCTCCAGTTATCGCTATCCATCGAATTGGGAACTATCCGGAGCAAGAGCGAGTAGTGTTGTGCGTTATTTAGTTGAGGGGAATGATTTGGATCAATCACGATTCTCTATTGCCGGCTATAGTGATATCGATCCGCTGGTTCCTAACACCAATCCAGAGAATATGAGTCAAAATAGAAGAGTCGAAATCCTAATTTTAGATCAGGATGCTGCAGAAACAGAGGAAGGGGACAGTCGATAG
- a CDS encoding DUF948 domain-containing protein → MEIMLYIAALIAAVAFVVLVIYLAITLKATKSTLNDVSSTLEGLQKQMEGVTTETTELLNKTNKLADDVNEKSTKLNGLFDGAKGVGETLKDFNASLKQLSNSISRTSAQDQEKVSQAVKWGSAIMDLWNKKKK, encoded by the coding sequence ATGGAAATAATGCTATATATTGCCGCATTGATTGCTGCAGTAGCTTTTGTGGTACTAGTTATATACTTAGCAATTACCCTAAAAGCAACAAAAAGCACACTTAATGATGTCTCAAGTACATTAGAGGGTCTCCAGAAGCAGATGGAGGGCGTTACCACTGAAACGACGGAACTATTAAATAAAACGAATAAATTAGCGGATGATGTCAATGAAAAATCCACGAAATTAAATGGACTTTTCGATGGTGCGAAGGGTGTTGGAGAGACACTTAAAGACTTTAATGCTTCATTAAAACAACTCTCGAACAGCATATCGCGTACTTCCGCGCAAGACCAGGAGAAAGTTTCCCAAGCAGTTAAGTGGGGATCCGCTATCATGGATTTATGGAATAAGAAAAAGAAATAA